The Anabaena sp. PCC 7108 region TTGGGTTGCTAAATGGGTTGCTAAAGTAGTTACTCCCAAGGTAGTGATAAATTGACGACGGTTGATGTTCATGGAGAATATAATTTTAATATTTACTCTTGTCTTTCCCGACATCCAGATTAAATAATTCTTAATAGTGCCTTCTTTTCTGTTCCCTGTTCCCTGTTCCCTGATAACTTGGTGATTTATTGATAACAGAATACCACTACAGAGATAAAGTAAAAGGTACAGAATTTAGAGAATTTACAAATGACACTAAAACGCTTTATCATCGAAATGGGAATGGGAATAGACCAGCACGGACAGGAACCGACTGTAGCCGCAGCGAGGGCGGTCAGAAATGCGATCGCTCACAATGCCTTACTTGGTATTATGGAAATAGCCGGGTTAAAAGACCCAAATGAGATGATTGTGGAAGTCAAGGTAGCAGTACCCTACCCCGAACAAGTCCGAGAAGCAGAGGTATTAGCTGTTCTTCCCTTTGGTCGTAAATCTCTCACCGTAGAAAGTGGGGGAATGGTAGTTGATGGTTTAGCAATACCGTCTCTCAACGATAAAAATGACGAAATGTTGATAGCAGTTGCAGCGGTGACAGTTTTAGTGGAAGTAGCATAATTACATTACAATTAAGTAGAGTAACGTAAATAATTAAAGGTTTGTAGTCAGGTCTTTAGACCTGAAATTCGGGCTAAAGCCCTAACTACGAGCTAGTTTCCGAATTTGTTACCTTACTTAACATAGTTCTATTTATTTTCGCCTAGTTACTTACCTCACAATTTCCTAATTATTAGGTCAGTAACGCTGACCTTTATTTTCTGCGCTAAACTAGATTTATGGGCATCATCTCTGGCAGTAAGTTCCATCAACCAACTATCTTCATCACTTCAGTTACAATGCCTCCAGAGCCTAAGAAATCAATCGAAATTCAAGATATCATCGGACTCAAACCGCAACACTTTGCTGACTTAATTAGAACTGCACAATTGGTTTTTGATCCAACTGCGGGAGTTACTGGTAGAAACTACACAGTTAACTGGCAAGAGCTTGGTATTCCTGGTAATGTATTAGATAATCTCAGAATACTTGGTCAGGAATATCAGTATGATTCTCCACATCTTCCCCCTGAAGTTGTCTGGAGTCAGTTAACACCAGAAACTCGTATTTGGTTCATTGAAAATAAAGATACCTTGTGGCGGTTTGAAGAATTTTTTCCTGCACTTGACGAAGATTAAAAAGCGGAACTGTTCTCAGCAATACAGTTTGAAAAGAGGATGCAATATATTTGTATTCTCTTTTCTATTTTTAGCATTTTAGTGAATTATATCCTAGGCTATATTTATACTTATTTTCACCGATTGATAATTTTTGGATCTCAACCCGGAACATAGCTAAAATTGAGAGAATTAAATACTAATATCTAACAGGAAGATAATGCTTATAAGAATTTGGGCTGCTAGGCTTTTTCTAACTTCTTTTTGGTTGATATTGGGCGCTATAACTGCGGATTTAAATAATAATAGGATTGTTTTAGCGGAAGCACCCCTAGAATATTCTCAGTCAATTAATGGTAAAAAGATTACCGTTGCTAAATCAGAGTTTGGGGTTAGGATAGTTGATGGTGAAGGTAAAGTTAATTTTTTCCCGACAACTAAAGTACCCTTAAAGAAAGGTGATGCCTATGGTTGGCAGATTAAACTTCCGAACCATCGAGGTAAAGTAAAATGGCGGGAGGTTCTCAGTTTACCCAAAGCACCAGAAACTTGGAGTACACAGGAATCTGAGAATTTTTCTATATCATCTGACGGAACTACAGCCATTACCAAGCGCACAGAAACACCTGTAAATGGTGTGATTAAAAATTTTTGGAAGATTGCTCCTGGTGATCCTCTTGGTAAACATAAAATAGAGGTATATGTTGAGGAAAGTCTAATTGCAACTTTTGAGTTTGAAGTAGTAGAATTTTAGTAGATTTTTATACGGCTTTTGATTAAGACAAACCCAATATCAGCAAAGTAAACCGATTTGGGATTGACTATTATTTTTCTGGGCTGGGGGACAATGGATCTGAGATTTTGGAATTTGTTGATCCCAAAGCTTCTCCATGTCCCCACATTTCTTGTTTAATCTTCCTCTAATTCGATTTCTTCTTCTTCCTCTTCTTCGGTAATCTTCGCCACAGAGTTAGCAGAAACTACAGCCCCCTTGTCTAATTTTTCACGAACTTGCCCTTCAATTGTGCTGGCAAATTCTGGCTTCTCTTCTAGATATTTGATAGCGTTATCTCGACCTTGAGAAATGTTGTCGCCGTTGTAGCTGTACCAAGCACCTTTACGTAGGAGAATGCCGGTTTCTTCTGCTAAGTCAACCAGACAACCCAGAGTAGAAACTCCTTTACCAAAAATGATGTCAAATTCGGCAATTCTAAAAGGTGGTGCTACTTTATTTTTTGCTACTTTGACTTTGACCCGATTACCAAATTCATCTGTGCCTTTTTTCAAGGTTTGAATCCGGCGAATATCGAGACGTACTGACGCATAAAACTTCAATGCGTTACCACCTGTTGTGGTTTCTGGGCTACCGTATGTAACACCAATTTTTTGTCGCAACTGGTTGATAAAAATGACTGTGCAACCAGATTTACCAATGTTACCAGTAATTTTACGCAGAGCTTGGCTCATTAACCGGGCTTGTAGACCAACGTGGATATCACCCATATCCCCTTCAATTTCGGCGCGGGGTACTAGTGCGGCTACGGAGTCTATAACTACAATATCAACTGCGGCAGAGCGCACCAACTGATCAACTATTTCTAAAGCTGATTCGCCAGTGTCCGGTTGGGAAACTAACAAGTTTTCTATATCTACACCTAATGCAGCAGCGTAAGTAGGATCAAGGGCGTGTTCAGCATCAACAAAGGCAGCGATACCGCCATTTTTCTGCACTTCGGCGAGGGCGTGTAGGGCTACTGTGGTTTTACCAGAACTTTCCGGACCATATATCTCTATCACGCGCCCTTTAGGTAAACCGCCACCCAATGCTAAATCTAAGGTGAGCGCCCCTGTGGAAATAGTCTCTACACGCATTCGGGTAGCATCGCCTAGGCGCATGATTGCTCCTTTACCAAAACTGCGCTCAATCTGGCTGAGTACTATATTCAGCGCTTTTTGCTTGCCTGCATTCTCAGTGTTTATTGCCATTAGAGCCTCTAAATATATGGATTTAAGGATTGTTGCGTTGGGAGTTTCAGTAGAACAGATATACTATTTTAGCTGGAAAATGTGAAAATAGAACTTTTCCAAAAAGATTGTGAGAAGATCGTAACGCGATCGCGCCATGATTAGGGTAATTGAACTCGACAATTTTGGAAAGAGGGTGATTTTTTTAACGCCAAGGTACGCGGAGGGAAGCGCGGAGGGACGCTGATGTGTTGAATAAAAATTTGTGATCCTGGTGTTGATGCTAAATTATTAAAATTTGACTTTTAACAAACCATGACAGGAACGAGTTACGCGGCACAGCACAAGCCCAACCAGTTGATTTACGGTTATGGGCAAACGGCAGTGATTACAGGATGGACGGTGAAGCAAGCGATCGCAAAACACCTACAACCATCAGAGTACGCTGTAATTGGTCAGTTGTATTCACCCACTAGGGGTATAAATTTACTAATTCGCAATTTGTTATTAAATCCCCATGTTCGTCATTTAGTAATTCTCAACGCTACTAAAGAAGATAAAAATGCAGGTGCTTGTCAATGCTTGCTCGACTTTTTTCATAATGGTGTTGAAGAAAATTTAAGCGACACTGGGCGTAAATCTTGGATAGTTATTTCTCCGATTCCTGGTTATATTGATATTGATATTGATATAAATGCTTTAGAAAAACTCAGACTTTCTATAGAAGTTCAAGAAGCTAAATCAATTACTGAAGCAGTTGCACAAATTAAGCATTACGCCCAAAAAGAAATAATTGATCCTTGGGGATTTCCTTTAGAATTTCCTATGGCTACCGTTGAACCCACAGTTTTACCAGGTTCACGCTATGGACACAGAATTGAAGGTAAAACCATAGCCGAAACTTGGGTAAAAATCATTCATCGCATTAAGACAACTGGAACAATTAGACCAACTGGTTATGATGGCAAATGGCAAGAATTAATAGATTTAATGGCAGTTGTCACCGATGAACCTGATGATTTCTATTTTCCTGAACCGAATTATTTACCAATTGATAGAAGTTTTTTAGAAGAATATATTTCGCAAATTTTAGATGATGCACCGAATCGAGAAGGTGTGAAATACACTTATGGGCAACGTTTACGTTCTTGGTTTGGACGCGATCAAATTCAACAAGTAATTGATAAACTAGTAGCTGATATTGATTCCGCAAGAGCAGTCATGTCTTTATGGGATGCTGGTAAAGATGATGATGATAGTCCACCTTGTCTAAATCATATTTGGGTGAGAATAGTTGATCACGAATTATCTTTAACAGCAACTTTCCGCAGTAATGATATGTTTTCTGCATGGCCTGCAAATGCTATGGGATTACGGGAATTACAAAAATATATTTATAATTCTATTGTTCAAAAATCTAATCATGCTTTAAAAATTGGTTCATTAATTACCATTAGTCAAAGCGCCCATATTTATGATGATTGTTTTGAAAATGTCGAAAATGTGATCTCATCTCAATATTCTCAAGTTTGTCAGCAAAGAGACTATTTTGATCCTGCCGGTAGTTTTATTATTACAGTGCAGAATAATATTATTATTGTAGAACATACAACTCCTGGTTCTGGAGAAGTAGTTAATTGTTATTCCGGTAAATCTGCAAATAAACTTTCCCGGAAAATAGTAGCAGATTGTCCTGGGTTACAAGTTGAACACGCGATTTATTTGGGGTCAGAATTACAAAAAGCAGAAATGGCTTTATTAATGAAAGAACAGATTATTTATGAACAGGATAAACCAATAAAATTGAAATAAAATCATGAAAATAACTCTAGCAGCTACCACCATTTTAACCCTAACTTTAGGAGTTTACACCCCAAAAGTAACGGCTGCACCTAAAAAAACACCCAAAACATTTCAGGAATGGTGTCAACAAAAAGCCAGTTTACCTCAAGAAACGAGACGAACTGTAGAAGCATTATTAAAAGTTACTAACACCCAAAATTGTAGTCAAGCTAATCAAACTCTGAGTAAATTGACTGAACTTAAACTTTTGGGAAATCAAATCAGCGATATCCAACCATTATCTAATCTGACTAATTTAACTACTCTAGACCTTTCGGAAAATCAAATCAGCGATATCAAACCTTTGTCTAATCTAAGCAATTTGACTGGTATTTCCCTTTTTAAAAATCAAATCAGCGATATCCAACCATTGTCTAATTTGACTAATTTAACTGCTCTTGTCCTTGCGGGAAATCAAATCAGCGATATCCAACCATTGTCTAATTTGACTAAATTGAATTTTCTTTACCTTTTTAAAAATCAAATCAGCAATATCAAACCTTTGTCTAATCTAAGCAATTTGAATTTGCTTTACCTTTCGGAAAATCAAATCAGCGATATTAAACCTTTGTCTAATCTGACTAATTTGACTCATATTCACATTTCGGAAAATCAAATCAGCGATATCAAACCATTGTCTAATTTGACTAAATTGAATTATCTTAACCTTTGGAGAAATCAAATCAGCGATATTAAACCTTTGTCTAATCTGA contains the following coding sequences:
- a CDS encoding Lin0512 family protein, whose translation is MTLKRFIIEMGMGIDQHGQEPTVAAARAVRNAIAHNALLGIMEIAGLKDPNEMIVEVKVAVPYPEQVREAEVLAVLPFGRKSLTVESGGMVVDGLAIPSLNDKNDEMLIAVAAVTVLVEVA
- the recA gene encoding recombinase RecA; translation: MAINTENAGKQKALNIVLSQIERSFGKGAIMRLGDATRMRVETISTGALTLDLALGGGLPKGRVIEIYGPESSGKTTVALHALAEVQKNGGIAAFVDAEHALDPTYAAALGVDIENLLVSQPDTGESALEIVDQLVRSAAVDIVVIDSVAALVPRAEIEGDMGDIHVGLQARLMSQALRKITGNIGKSGCTVIFINQLRQKIGVTYGSPETTTGGNALKFYASVRLDIRRIQTLKKGTDEFGNRVKVKVAKNKVAPPFRIAEFDIIFGKGVSTLGCLVDLAEETGILLRKGAWYSYNGDNISQGRDNAIKYLEEKPEFASTIEGQVREKLDKGAVVSANSVAKITEEEEEEEIELEED
- a CDS encoding thymidylate synthase — encoded protein: MTGTSYAAQHKPNQLIYGYGQTAVITGWTVKQAIAKHLQPSEYAVIGQLYSPTRGINLLIRNLLLNPHVRHLVILNATKEDKNAGACQCLLDFFHNGVEENLSDTGRKSWIVISPIPGYIDIDIDINALEKLRLSIEVQEAKSITEAVAQIKHYAQKEIIDPWGFPLEFPMATVEPTVLPGSRYGHRIEGKTIAETWVKIIHRIKTTGTIRPTGYDGKWQELIDLMAVVTDEPDDFYFPEPNYLPIDRSFLEEYISQILDDAPNREGVKYTYGQRLRSWFGRDQIQQVIDKLVADIDSARAVMSLWDAGKDDDDSPPCLNHIWVRIVDHELSLTATFRSNDMFSAWPANAMGLRELQKYIYNSIVQKSNHALKIGSLITISQSAHIYDDCFENVENVISSQYSQVCQQRDYFDPAGSFIITVQNNIIIVEHTTPGSGEVVNCYSGKSANKLSRKIVADCPGLQVEHAIYLGSELQKAEMALLMKEQIIYEQDKPIKLK
- a CDS encoding leucine-rich repeat protein, whose translation is MKITLAATTILTLTLGVYTPKVTAAPKKTPKTFQEWCQQKASLPQETRRTVEALLKVTNTQNCSQANQTLSKLTELKLLGNQISDIQPLSNLTNLTTLDLSENQISDIKPLSNLSNLTGISLFKNQISDIQPLSNLTNLTALVLAGNQISDIQPLSNLTKLNFLYLFKNQISNIKPLSNLSNLNLLYLSENQISDIKPLSNLTNLTHIHISENQISDIKPLSNLTKLNYLNLWRNQISDIKPLSNLTNLTNLTNLTKLTKLNYLNLWKNQVSDIKPLSNLTNLTYLNLWENPIISKQCLFKDESICKF